From a single Nicotiana tomentosiformis chromosome 2, ASM39032v3, whole genome shotgun sequence genomic region:
- the LOC138904630 gene encoding uncharacterized protein, whose protein sequence is MAKLRERKAQDLDQVRCIKDDDGRVLMEDSQIKKRWQTYFHKLLNEEGDRDIVLGELDHSESHRDFRYCRRIKVEEVVGAMSKMSRGRATGPNDIPVEFWKCVGRAGLEWLTGLFNVILKAKRMPDEWRWSTVVPLYKNKGDI, encoded by the coding sequence atggccaagttgagagagaggaaggctcaagatttggaccaagtgagatgcatcaaggacgacgatggtagagtattgatggaagattccCAGATTAAGaagagatggcagacttactttcataaacttctaaaTGAAGAAGGGGaccgggatattgtgctaggtgaaTTGGATCATTCCGAGAGTCATCGTGACTTTAGGTACTGTAGGCGCATCAAGGtggaggaggtcgtgggagctatgagtaagatgagtaggggtagAGCGACAGGGCCTAACGatattccggtggaattttggaagtgtgttgggagagcaggtttggagtggttgactgggTTGTTCAACGTTATACTTAAggcgaagaggatgccggatgagtggaggtggagtacggtggttccgttgtataagaacaaaggagATATCTAG